A genomic region of Streptomyces sp. NBC_00162 contains the following coding sequences:
- the gntD gene encoding guanitoxin biosynthesis L-enduracididine beta-hydroxylase GntD, which yields MQTIAPPAAASAAVSQPGPGVPRIELLPDERHRVAALAHEYARDAAGLDPRRSLQLAALMAHELPRSLRRVMTDFRLSGVPHAGFLIGGLLIDENALGPTPASYQERPDRPELRHADAVLRLVGSLLGEPFSFSSQQRGRLILDLFPVAGHEFDQLGSGSAAMLDWHTEDAFHPHRADWMILMGLRNHDAVATTFAAMEDIELAEEHRAVLFEKRFAILPDQSHTKSFNQATGAADATEATEGEQFRRIDTMVNRPEPIALLDGDPAAPWLRVDPPFMHSNPLDPQAAEAQDALLAAIEAKLTDVTIGNGDLFVIDNKRAVHGRRPFAARYDGTDRWLKRINLTADLRRSAGSRRGDHGRAVV from the coding sequence ATGCAGACCATCGCACCGCCCGCCGCGGCATCTGCCGCGGTGTCACAGCCGGGACCGGGGGTCCCGCGCATCGAACTCCTGCCCGACGAACGTCACCGGGTGGCCGCGCTCGCCCACGAGTACGCGCGGGACGCGGCCGGCCTGGACCCCCGGCGGTCCCTTCAGCTCGCCGCCCTGATGGCCCACGAGCTGCCGCGCTCGCTGCGCCGGGTGATGACCGACTTCCGTCTGTCCGGGGTTCCGCACGCGGGATTCCTGATCGGCGGGCTGCTCATCGACGAGAACGCGCTGGGGCCCACCCCCGCGAGCTACCAGGAGCGCCCCGACCGCCCCGAACTGCGCCACGCGGACGCCGTGCTGCGGCTGGTCGGCTCCCTCCTCGGCGAGCCCTTCTCCTTCAGCAGCCAGCAGCGCGGACGGCTGATCCTCGACCTCTTCCCGGTCGCCGGGCACGAGTTCGACCAGCTCGGCTCCGGCTCCGCGGCCATGCTGGACTGGCACACCGAGGACGCCTTCCACCCGCACCGCGCGGACTGGATGATCCTGATGGGCCTGCGCAACCACGACGCGGTGGCCACGACCTTCGCCGCCATGGAGGACATCGAACTCGCCGAGGAGCACCGCGCGGTCCTGTTCGAGAAGCGCTTCGCGATCCTGCCGGACCAGTCGCACACCAAGAGCTTCAACCAGGCCACCGGGGCCGCCGACGCCACCGAGGCGACCGAGGGCGAACAGTTCCGGCGCATCGACACGATGGTGAACCGGCCCGAGCCGATCGCACTGCTGGACGGCGACCCCGCCGCTCCGTGGCTGCGCGTCGACCCGCCGTTCATGCACTCCAACCCGCTGGACCCGCAGGCCGCCGAGGCGCAGGACGCGCTGCTCGCCGCGATCGAGGCGAAGCTCACCGACGTGACGATCGGCAACGGCGACCTCTTCGTCATCGACAACAAGCGCGCGGTGCACGGGCGCCGTCCGTTCGCGGCCCGCTACGACGGCACCGACCGCTGGCTCAAGCGCATCAACCTCACCGCCGATCTGCGGCGCAGCGCCGGTTCCCGGCGTGGCGACCACGGCCGGGCCGTGGTCTGA
- a CDS encoding amino acid adenylation domain-containing protein, protein MTNRSLAARVLDRVAHDPDRIAVELPGFPGRALSYGALAGAARDLAAALHRRGARPGDTVALVAASVPELVVALLATAGAGLVCAPLDDAQPPARVRRAMRVAGAGIALVASPERAPYWLAELGEQALEVGPGHGTDQPPGFPVPVAEDDAAYLLFTSGSTGVPKGVRVAHGPFARHCEVAAEAYTLTPGSVTLQFASPGFDVALEEIWPTLLSGGRVVLRGGGLWSLPELLAVTAAHGITMWQLPTAYWTLLGAEAAVRGDLRPPPSLTTVLIGGEAATTAAARRWLGSPMGAVRLLNAYGPTEGVVTSTLYEVPRAAGALPPGEILPIGHLLAGRSGLVLDEELRPVPPGSAGELFVTGPCLADGYAGDEAATGRAFPTLPDGRRAFRTGDLVTETAGGVLVYHGRRDRQLKISGVRVEPGEVEAALAACTGVTAAAVTVAGEGDRSRLVAHVVLAEPSGDPARRAGALRGELAGRLPAAMVPARVEFHDRLPRTVNDKVDHHALAAPARTESEESR, encoded by the coding sequence ATGACGAACCGGAGCCTCGCAGCCCGCGTCCTGGACCGGGTGGCACACGACCCGGACCGCATCGCGGTCGAACTCCCCGGCTTCCCCGGACGGGCCCTGAGCTACGGCGCCCTGGCCGGCGCCGCACGGGACCTGGCGGCCGCGCTGCACCGGCGCGGCGCCCGCCCCGGCGACACGGTGGCGCTGGTCGCCGCCAGCGTGCCCGAACTGGTCGTCGCCCTGCTGGCCACCGCCGGCGCGGGACTGGTGTGCGCCCCGCTCGACGACGCGCAGCCGCCCGCCCGGGTACGCCGTGCGATGCGGGTGGCCGGCGCCGGGATCGCCCTGGTCGCCTCCCCCGAGCGGGCGCCGTACTGGCTCGCGGAACTGGGGGAGCAGGCCCTGGAGGTCGGCCCCGGACACGGCACGGACCAGCCGCCCGGATTCCCCGTACCGGTGGCCGAGGACGACGCGGCCTACCTGCTCTTCACCTCCGGATCCACCGGAGTGCCCAAGGGCGTACGGGTCGCGCACGGCCCCTTCGCCCGGCACTGCGAGGTGGCCGCCGAGGCCTACACGCTCACCCCCGGCAGCGTCACGCTCCAGTTCGCCTCGCCCGGCTTCGACGTCGCGCTCGAGGAGATCTGGCCGACCCTGCTGTCCGGCGGACGGGTCGTGCTGCGCGGTGGCGGCCTGTGGTCGCTGCCCGAGCTGCTCGCGGTCACCGCCGCCCACGGCATCACGATGTGGCAGCTGCCCACCGCCTACTGGACCCTGCTCGGAGCCGAGGCCGCCGTACGCGGCGACCTGCGCCCGCCGCCCTCGCTGACCACCGTGCTGATCGGCGGGGAGGCCGCGACCACGGCCGCCGCCCGCCGCTGGCTCGGCTCGCCGATGGGCGCGGTCCGGCTGCTCAACGCCTACGGACCCACCGAGGGCGTGGTCACCTCGACGCTGTACGAGGTGCCGCGCGCTGCCGGGGCCCTGCCGCCCGGGGAGATCCTGCCCATCGGCCACCTGCTGGCCGGACGCTCGGGCCTGGTCCTGGACGAGGAGCTGCGGCCCGTTCCACCGGGCAGCGCCGGCGAACTGTTCGTCACCGGGCCCTGCCTGGCCGACGGCTACGCCGGGGACGAGGCGGCCACCGGCCGCGCCTTCCCCACCCTGCCCGACGGACGCCGGGCCTTCCGTACCGGTGACCTCGTCACCGAGACGGCCGGCGGCGTCCTCGTCTACCACGGGCGCCGGGACCGGCAGTTGAAGATCTCCGGCGTACGCGTCGAGCCGGGCGAGGTCGAGGCCGCGCTCGCCGCCTGCACCGGTGTCACGGCAGCCGCCGTCACCGTTGCCGGCGAGGGCGACCGAAGCCGCCTGGTGGCCCACGTGGTGCTCGCCGAACCGTCCGGCGACCCGGCGCGCCGCGCCGGCGCCCTGCGCGGCGAGCTCGCCGGCCGGCTGCCCGCGGCCATGGTGCCGGCCCGGGTCGAGTTCCACGACCGGCTGCCGCGCACGGTCAACGACAAGGTCGACCATCACGCCCTGGCCGCCCCGGCCCGTACCGAGAGTGAGGAGAGCCGGTGA
- a CDS encoding B12-binding domain-containing radical SAM protein — MSTTATVNAAKRRIYVSAFSRSAYLPAVWGALRSYADTQPDLVEAYTFEQPFFLPEQAKDPVSLMEDPAVFAMSCYLWNFNKNMAACRAVKERFPDAVTVVGGPHVPDNATEFLSRHPYIDFAIHKEGEAPFSELLRALLQDEPDFASVPSLSYRDRDGKVRRNPLGGQLPRDIEVPSPWLTGLMEPSFEAARAAGYKPTVLWETNRGCPYSCTFCDWGSANQSKIRKFDEDRLHAEIDYFTEQNVSAILCADANFGILPRDVGLAEHLVRNKQESGFPGKFVTSYAKNANDRIVQISSMFALNGMSNGTILAMQSGTADVLEQVKRSNMPAKNYEKLAAAFRERGVEAYTEVIVGLPHETPESFARGLCRMLEMGIHDDIMIYECVLLPNSEMGSAAHREKYQLDTITRTYLPDDVEEVEVVVGHSTMAREDWVRMYLFGAVLQSLHNRGITRQLAIYLHTEGILGYEAFYRSLADAALADTSTVLGKAVDRARALLWEYIESPTVPNEGKVASQPDMMESLARWVPDKESWLIYEWCWAYVQNELDRFYEDLRGHLETAGVKIDERLEELLRYQRASVFTVAESGSSRVELFSHDWTSYFRAPAEGLHPGVHVTSFQPPEARMR; from the coding sequence GTGAGTACGACGGCCACGGTGAACGCTGCCAAGCGCAGGATCTACGTATCCGCCTTCAGCCGCTCCGCCTACCTTCCCGCCGTCTGGGGCGCCCTGCGCTCTTACGCCGACACCCAGCCCGACCTCGTCGAGGCCTACACCTTCGAGCAGCCGTTCTTCCTGCCCGAGCAGGCCAAGGACCCGGTCTCGCTCATGGAGGACCCGGCGGTCTTCGCGATGTCCTGCTACCTGTGGAACTTCAACAAGAACATGGCGGCCTGCCGTGCGGTGAAGGAGCGTTTCCCCGACGCGGTCACCGTGGTCGGCGGCCCCCACGTGCCGGACAACGCGACCGAGTTCCTCTCCAGGCACCCGTACATCGACTTCGCCATCCACAAGGAGGGCGAGGCGCCCTTCTCCGAGCTGCTGCGGGCGCTGCTCCAGGACGAACCCGACTTCGCCTCGGTCCCCTCGCTCAGCTACCGGGACCGGGACGGCAAGGTCCGCCGCAATCCGCTCGGCGGGCAGCTGCCGCGCGACATCGAGGTGCCCAGCCCCTGGCTCACCGGCCTGATGGAGCCCTCCTTCGAGGCGGCCCGGGCGGCCGGCTACAAGCCGACCGTGCTGTGGGAGACCAACCGCGGCTGCCCCTACAGCTGCACCTTCTGCGACTGGGGCTCCGCGAACCAGTCGAAGATCCGCAAGTTCGACGAGGACCGGCTGCACGCCGAGATCGACTACTTCACCGAGCAGAACGTGTCGGCGATCCTGTGCGCCGACGCCAACTTCGGCATCCTGCCGCGTGACGTGGGCCTCGCCGAGCACCTCGTGCGCAACAAGCAGGAGAGCGGCTTCCCCGGCAAGTTCGTCACCAGCTACGCGAAGAACGCCAACGACCGGATCGTGCAGATCAGCTCGATGTTCGCGCTCAACGGCATGTCGAACGGCACCATCCTCGCGATGCAGAGCGGCACCGCCGACGTACTGGAGCAGGTCAAGCGCTCCAACATGCCGGCCAAGAACTACGAGAAGCTCGCCGCGGCCTTCCGCGAGCGCGGGGTCGAGGCCTACACCGAGGTCATCGTCGGCCTGCCGCACGAGACCCCCGAGAGCTTCGCCCGCGGCCTGTGCCGGATGCTCGAGATGGGCATCCACGACGACATCATGATCTACGAGTGCGTGCTGCTGCCCAACTCCGAGATGGGCAGCGCCGCCCACCGCGAGAAGTACCAGCTGGACACCATCACCCGCACCTACCTCCCGGACGACGTGGAGGAGGTCGAGGTCGTCGTCGGGCACTCCACGATGGCCCGCGAGGACTGGGTGCGCATGTACCTCTTCGGGGCCGTCCTGCAGTCCCTGCACAACCGTGGCATCACCCGCCAGCTCGCCATCTACCTGCACACCGAGGGAATCCTCGGCTACGAGGCCTTCTACCGCTCGCTGGCCGACGCCGCGCTCGCCGACACCTCCACCGTCCTCGGCAAGGCCGTCGATCGGGCCCGCGCACTGCTCTGGGAGTACATCGAGTCGCCCACCGTCCCCAACGAGGGCAAGGTGGCCTCCCAGCCGGACATGATGGAGAGCCTGGCCCGCTGGGTGCCGGACAAGGAGTCCTGGCTCATCTACGAGTGGTGCTGGGCCTACGTGCAGAACGAGCTGGACCGGTTCTACGAGGACCTGCGGGGCCACCTCGAGACCGCCGGCGTGAAGATCGACGAACGCCTCGAGGAGCTGCTGCGCTACCAGCGCGCCTCGGTGTTCACCGTCGCCGAGTCGGGCTCCAGCCGCGTCGAGCTCTTCTCGCACGACTGGACCAGCTACTTCCGTGCCCCCGCCGAGGGGCTCCACCCCGGCGTGCACGTCACGAGCTTCCAGCCCCCGGAAGCGAGGATGCGATGA
- a CDS encoding MBL fold metallo-hydrolase, which produces MTSAASAASVFNGRRTAKGYLNPSVVPQPLLHRWYAWCHLVPPHTAALNLRERYLPQLRSYLRSPQVHASALSNPARYGGPFLAPYGGAPEDVEELLAATEEAAAPLLRLAEDIKEAQRMLAEQADGKPMESLYAQVPQSLRGLVELVYDTGNRPRLRFFEPLVHRAFAAELAKGQEISLAPRTDLEQPFTFGSPILRTRERLDLRIPFADPRLDQLYASRRTAADVAGLAELLLGDEASDASTAAFADLFTETAPAPYEAAPPDAVRMRYLNHATVLLETDSTAVLLDPLPGYADDGHRHLTLADLPERLDAVVLSHLHCDHVSVEALLQLRHRVDTVVVPRGGGGSLEDPSPKLLLRALGFTSVVELGEMESARIGEDAEVTMLPFLGEHGDLDIRSKAVPLVEIGGRRVLFATDAVDIDPDLYRRVQESTGDVDTVFIGLECVGAPMSWLYGPLMEGAQDRAHDQARRLKGCDADMAERLVKRFGAAEVFVYALGLEPWLRHLTGSSYDPQSEQIRQTNLLLDRCRTRGVPAELLYERGERLWPRTGTRA; this is translated from the coding sequence TTGACCTCAGCGGCCTCGGCGGCCTCGGTCTTCAACGGACGACGTACTGCCAAGGGTTACCTGAACCCGTCCGTCGTCCCGCAGCCCCTGCTGCACCGCTGGTACGCCTGGTGCCACCTGGTGCCGCCGCACACCGCCGCGCTCAACCTGCGCGAGCGCTACCTGCCCCAGCTGCGCAGCTACCTGCGCTCGCCGCAGGTGCACGCGTCCGCGCTGAGCAACCCGGCCCGGTACGGCGGCCCGTTCCTCGCCCCGTACGGCGGCGCCCCCGAGGACGTCGAGGAGCTGCTGGCCGCCACCGAGGAGGCCGCCGCCCCCCTGCTTCGGCTGGCCGAGGACATCAAGGAAGCCCAGCGGATGCTCGCCGAGCAGGCCGACGGCAAGCCGATGGAGTCGCTGTACGCCCAGGTGCCGCAAAGCCTGCGCGGGCTGGTCGAGCTGGTCTACGACACCGGCAACCGGCCGCGGCTGCGCTTCTTCGAGCCGCTGGTCCACCGGGCGTTCGCGGCGGAGCTGGCCAAGGGCCAGGAGATCTCCCTGGCCCCGCGCACGGACCTGGAGCAGCCCTTCACCTTCGGCAGCCCGATCCTGCGCACGCGGGAGCGGCTGGACCTGCGCATCCCGTTCGCCGACCCCCGCCTGGACCAGCTGTACGCGTCGCGCCGTACCGCGGCCGATGTCGCGGGCCTGGCCGAACTGCTGCTCGGGGACGAGGCGTCGGACGCGAGCACGGCCGCCTTCGCGGACCTGTTCACCGAGACCGCCCCGGCCCCGTACGAGGCCGCGCCGCCGGACGCGGTGCGCATGCGCTACCTCAACCACGCCACAGTCCTCCTGGAAACGGACTCCACAGCCGTACTGCTGGACCCGCTGCCCGGCTACGCCGACGACGGTCACCGCCACCTCACACTGGCCGACCTGCCCGAGCGGCTGGACGCGGTGGTCCTGAGCCACCTGCACTGCGACCACGTGTCGGTGGAGGCGCTGCTCCAGCTGCGGCACCGGGTGGACACGGTCGTCGTACCCCGGGGCGGCGGCGGTTCCCTGGAGGACCCGAGCCCGAAACTCCTTCTCCGGGCGCTGGGCTTCACCTCGGTGGTGGAGCTGGGGGAGATGGAGTCGGCGCGGATCGGCGAGGACGCCGAGGTCACGATGCTGCCGTTCCTGGGCGAGCACGGAGACCTCGACATCCGCTCCAAGGCGGTCCCGCTGGTGGAGATCGGCGGACGGCGGGTGCTGTTCGCGACCGACGCGGTGGACATCGACCCGGACCTGTACCGCCGGGTGCAGGAGAGCACCGGGGACGTGGACACGGTCTTCATCGGGCTGGAGTGCGTGGGCGCTCCGATGTCGTGGCTGTACGGCCCGCTGATGGAAGGCGCCCAGGACCGCGCACACGACCAGGCGCGCCGGCTCAAGGGCTGCGACGCGGACATGGCGGAACGCCTGGTCAAGCGCTTCGGCGCGGCCGAGGTCTTCGTCTACGCCCTGGGCCTGGAACCGTGGCTGCGCCACCTGACCGGCTCCAGCTACGACCCGCAGTCCGAGCAGATCCGCCAGACGAACCTCCTCCTGGACCGCTGCCGCACCCGAGGCGTCCCCGCCGAACTCCTCTACGAACGCGGCGAACGCCTCTGGCCCCGCACCGGCACCCGCGCCTGA
- a CDS encoding MFS transporter, translating into MAAEPNLIRRHRLFRRFWLARAVSLIGDGAAMVALVLLVSRGEHAGTAVSLILLAESVPRFFGPLAGALADRMGVRRLLIAAELVQAAVFGVIVLARPGLVVLVPLVAVAAAASTVFSAAGRTVVPRLVDEADLMPANAWMGTAFNLQAALGPVLGGVFSAWGSAYGALAINAGTFLVSALLLTRIPALEPLRTGERRTLLGDTVEGLKFVRHHRVARAIVLLLLLGLFFGSLDNLALVFLAEHSLNTGETGFGVLSASFGVAMVAASLWLVRAAESRSPVWVLLAGWFFTGLGLLLTAAAPVLFAAIAMQLIAGLGNGVANVGEETLLQKAVPAEVLGRVGGTLSSAAFFGSTAGYLAGSLLSPDGNPRLVFVIAGGGIFLALALCGPALLSARAALAAAPAEDADADAPEADQLPAAQTVAQPGGAP; encoded by the coding sequence TTGGCCGCAGAACCGAATCTGATCCGACGCCACCGGCTCTTCCGCCGGTTCTGGCTGGCGCGCGCCGTCTCGCTGATCGGCGACGGCGCCGCCATGGTGGCCCTCGTCCTGCTGGTCAGCCGCGGCGAGCACGCCGGCACCGCCGTGTCGCTGATCCTCCTGGCCGAGTCCGTACCGCGGTTCTTCGGACCACTCGCCGGGGCGCTCGCGGACCGGATGGGCGTACGACGCCTGCTGATCGCCGCCGAGCTGGTGCAGGCCGCGGTGTTCGGAGTCATCGTGCTGGCCCGCCCGGGCCTCGTGGTGCTGGTGCCGCTGGTCGCGGTGGCCGCCGCGGCCTCCACCGTGTTCTCCGCGGCCGGCCGTACGGTGGTGCCGCGCCTGGTCGACGAGGCGGACCTGATGCCCGCCAACGCGTGGATGGGCACCGCCTTCAACCTGCAGGCCGCGCTCGGCCCGGTGCTCGGCGGCGTGTTCTCCGCCTGGGGCAGCGCCTACGGCGCGCTCGCCATCAACGCGGGCACCTTCCTGGTCTCCGCCCTGCTGCTGACGCGCATCCCGGCGCTGGAGCCGCTGCGCACCGGCGAGCGCCGCACCCTGCTGGGCGACACCGTCGAGGGGCTGAAGTTCGTACGCCACCACCGGGTGGCCCGCGCCATCGTGCTGCTGCTCCTGCTCGGCCTGTTCTTCGGCTCGCTGGACAACCTGGCGCTGGTCTTCCTCGCCGAGCACTCGCTGAACACGGGTGAGACCGGATTCGGCGTGCTGTCCGCGTCCTTCGGCGTCGCCATGGTCGCCGCCTCGCTGTGGCTGGTCCGCGCCGCCGAGAGCCGCTCGCCGGTGTGGGTGCTGCTCGCGGGCTGGTTCTTCACCGGGCTCGGCCTGCTGCTGACGGCCGCCGCTCCGGTGCTGTTCGCGGCGATCGCCATGCAGCTGATCGCGGGACTGGGCAACGGCGTGGCCAACGTCGGCGAGGAGACCCTGCTGCAGAAGGCCGTGCCCGCCGAGGTGCTGGGCCGGGTGGGCGGCACGCTGTCCTCCGCCGCCTTCTTCGGCAGCACGGCCGGCTACCTGGCCGGCAGCCTGCTGAGCCCCGACGGCAACCCCCGGCTGGTCTTCGTGATCGCCGGCGGGGGCATCTTCCTGGCGCTGGCGCTGTGCGGCCCGGCGCTGCTGTCCGCGCGCGCCGCACTCGCGGCGGCCCCGGCCGAGGACGCGGACGCGGACGCGCCGGAAGCCGACCAGCTCCCCGCCGCACAGACCGTCGCGCAGCCCGGGGGTGCGCCTTGA
- a CDS encoding ACT domain-containing protein, with product MAELSVTIVPQHLYVLPDQLWVHRLPPDAAVPPLPAGPWSSVTRARDGLTVVCAERLPAGAGSVSGPWRGLYGTDAHGLDLPGMLAGVLVPLAGARIGVFAASTFDADLVLVPAEKYERARTALEAAGHTLSSD from the coding sequence ATGGCCGAGCTCTCCGTGACCATCGTTCCGCAGCACCTCTACGTCCTCCCTGACCAGTTGTGGGTGCACCGCCTGCCCCCGGATGCGGCCGTGCCCCCGCTGCCGGCCGGGCCGTGGTCCTCGGTCACCCGGGCCCGGGACGGGCTCACCGTGGTGTGCGCCGAGCGTCTGCCGGCCGGCGCCGGGTCCGTCAGCGGTCCCTGGCGCGGGCTGTACGGGACCGATGCCCACGGCCTGGACCTGCCCGGCATGCTGGCGGGTGTGCTGGTGCCGCTGGCCGGGGCCAGGATCGGCGTGTTCGCCGCGTCGACCTTCGACGCGGATCTCGTACTCGTACCGGCCGAGAAGTACGAGCGCGCCCGGACCGCTCTGGAAGCGGCCGGGCACACCCTCTCGTCGGACTGA